The following proteins are co-located in the uncultured Draconibacterium sp. genome:
- a CDS encoding glycosyl hydrolase, which translates to MKRNNLLAIIILVGFSVLFSQCKKSEDTATSQLAEDFANPPNEAKPRVWWHWMNGNVTKDGIEKDLMWMKRSGIGGFQNFDAGLATPQVVENRLTYMTPEWKDAFSFATKLADSLDLEMAIAGSPGWSQTGGPWVEEKDGMKKLVWNEIRVQGGKTFHAAVPAPQPTTGTFQNIPLAQDIIMSSASDKEVAEYYQDLAVLAYQVPANDIDLAKLNPKVTSSGGNFTLSQLTDGDLATTNLLLLNKKSGYAWIQFEFAEAQTVKAISLVGGGTREQWGSLPPTNSRSLLVSDNGVDFQKAADLPLGGVDHQTIAIPATTSKIFRVTFNNPVESQFAAFAALMGGEMQEIKGTGIAEIVLHPVTRINHSEEKAGFAAEFDLEEYPTSETDDVIDMNTVVDLTDKLAEDGTLEWDVPEGNWKIVRYGYSLTGKENHPASPEATGLEVDKLDARAVKDYFENYLSQYKDATGGLMGERGLQYIITDSYEAGNMTWTPAMAQEFEKRRGYSLLPWMPVLTGQIIESSKVSEQFLWDWRKTISELMAENHYDQLTTILEQYGLKRYTEAHENGRLYIVDGMDVKRKSAVPMSAMWVPGMAGSSLSMAQADIRESASVAHIYGQNLVAAESLTAAGLSENAWSYCPENLKPTADLELANGLNRFVIHTSVHQPVDDKIPGLGLFIFGQWFNRHETWAGQAKSWTDYLARSSYMLQQGKFVADVVYYYGEDNNITGLFGHQLPDIPKGYNYDFINQDALENLLTVEDDKLITPSGMQYRVLVLDKNARKMSLPVLRKLAVLAEQGATICGTKPEMKASLAGDQDEFDRLVNEIWNSGKANITEKSVAEVLSALGIQPDFTYSAETGEPELLYVHRQLADTEIYWVNNRSDQAQTVDATFRVTGKLPEIWHPETGEKEAASYSMENGQTLVNLNLTPNDAVFVVFRNKTNKKSMELPQAEETLLTKLSGEWTVNFQPERGAPANATFAELTAWNENEIPGIKYFSGTAVYTKTIDIPQEWISEGSDICLDLGEVKNLAEISVNGKSMGTIWKKPFRISISDAIQPGKNELAIQVTNLWVNRLIGDSQPDATEKITYTTMPFYRANSPLLTSGLIGPVQILKTN; encoded by the coding sequence ATGAAAAGAAATAACTTATTGGCAATCATCATCCTGGTGGGTTTTTCGGTCCTTTTTTCTCAATGTAAAAAAAGCGAAGACACTGCCACATCACAACTGGCAGAAGATTTTGCAAATCCACCCAATGAAGCGAAACCACGTGTTTGGTGGCACTGGATGAATGGAAACGTAACCAAAGACGGGATTGAGAAGGATTTAATGTGGATGAAACGCAGTGGAATTGGCGGATTCCAGAATTTTGATGCCGGACTGGCAACTCCTCAGGTAGTTGAAAACCGCTTAACGTACATGACTCCGGAATGGAAAGATGCCTTTTCTTTTGCCACCAAATTAGCTGATTCGCTTGATTTGGAGATGGCCATTGCCGGTTCTCCGGGATGGAGCCAGACCGGTGGTCCCTGGGTAGAAGAAAAAGACGGAATGAAAAAACTGGTGTGGAATGAAATCCGCGTACAGGGAGGTAAGACTTTTCATGCTGCAGTACCTGCGCCACAGCCAACCACAGGGACATTTCAAAATATTCCTTTAGCTCAGGATATCATTATGTCTTCAGCGTCAGACAAAGAGGTAGCGGAATATTACCAGGATCTAGCAGTTTTGGCTTATCAAGTTCCGGCAAATGATATTGATCTGGCAAAATTAAACCCAAAGGTAACTTCCAGTGGAGGAAACTTCACCCTTTCGCAATTGACCGATGGTGATTTGGCTACTACTAATCTTTTACTGTTGAATAAAAAATCGGGTTACGCATGGATTCAATTTGAATTTGCAGAGGCACAAACCGTAAAAGCTATTTCGCTTGTAGGAGGTGGCACCCGCGAGCAATGGGGCAGTTTGCCTCCCACCAACAGCCGAAGTCTGCTGGTTAGCGACAACGGTGTTGATTTTCAAAAAGCCGCCGATCTCCCTCTTGGCGGAGTCGACCACCAAACCATTGCCATTCCGGCAACCACATCAAAAATTTTCCGTGTAACCTTTAACAATCCTGTAGAGTCGCAATTTGCTGCTTTTGCTGCCTTAATGGGTGGAGAAATGCAGGAAATTAAAGGAACAGGAATTGCAGAAATCGTACTTCACCCTGTAACACGGATAAACCACAGTGAAGAGAAAGCAGGATTCGCTGCCGAATTTGACCTGGAGGAATATCCAACTTCTGAAACCGATGATGTTATCGACATGAATACTGTTGTTGATTTAACCGACAAACTAGCGGAAGACGGAACTTTGGAATGGGATGTTCCGGAAGGAAACTGGAAAATAGTTCGTTATGGTTATTCATTGACGGGGAAAGAAAATCACCCGGCTTCACCGGAGGCAACCGGACTGGAAGTGGATAAACTTGATGCCCGTGCTGTGAAGGATTATTTTGAAAATTATTTAAGTCAATACAAAGATGCCACAGGTGGATTGATGGGAGAAAGAGGCCTGCAATACATTATTACGGATAGTTACGAGGCTGGAAATATGACCTGGACACCCGCAATGGCACAGGAATTTGAAAAAAGACGTGGTTACAGTTTACTGCCCTGGATGCCGGTATTAACCGGTCAGATTATCGAAAGTTCGAAGGTCAGCGAACAATTTCTGTGGGACTGGCGCAAAACAATATCGGAACTAATGGCTGAAAATCATTACGACCAGTTAACCACTATTCTCGAACAGTATGGACTGAAAAGATATACGGAAGCACACGAAAATGGCAGGCTTTACATTGTTGACGGCATGGATGTAAAAAGAAAATCGGCGGTTCCAATGTCTGCAATGTGGGTTCCCGGAATGGCGGGTTCCTCGCTTTCCATGGCACAGGCCGACATTCGTGAATCGGCTTCAGTAGCTCACATTTACGGACAAAACCTGGTGGCTGCCGAGTCGTTAACTGCTGCCGGATTGAGTGAAAATGCCTGGTCGTATTGCCCCGAGAATTTAAAGCCAACTGCTGATTTGGAGCTGGCAAACGGATTAAACCGTTTTGTTATTCATACCTCGGTTCATCAACCGGTAGATGATAAAATACCCGGACTAGGACTATTTATTTTCGGGCAATGGTTTAACCGGCACGAGACCTGGGCCGGGCAGGCAAAATCCTGGACCGATTATCTGGCGCGTAGCAGTTACATGTTGCAACAAGGAAAATTTGTAGCCGATGTGGTTTACTACTATGGCGAAGACAATAACATCACCGGATTGTTTGGGCACCAGCTGCCGGATATTCCCAAAGGATACAATTACGATTTTATTAACCAGGATGCTTTGGAGAATCTGCTTACGGTTGAGGACGATAAGCTGATTACGCCAAGCGGAATGCAATACCGGGTTCTGGTTCTCGATAAAAATGCAAGAAAAATGTCGCTGCCAGTGCTTCGAAAACTGGCTGTGCTGGCCGAACAGGGAGCAACAATTTGTGGTACAAAACCCGAAATGAAAGCAAGTTTGGCTGGAGATCAGGATGAATTTGATCGTTTGGTAAATGAGATTTGGAATTCGGGGAAAGCAAATATTACCGAAAAATCAGTAGCAGAAGTTTTATCCGCTCTCGGCATTCAACCCGATTTTACATACAGCGCTGAAACAGGCGAACCAGAACTTCTATACGTTCACCGTCAACTGGCAGATACCGAAATCTACTGGGTAAACAACAGAAGCGATCAGGCACAAACGGTAGATGCAACTTTTAGGGTAACCGGGAAACTGCCCGAAATCTGGCATCCTGAAACAGGCGAAAAAGAGGCTGCATCGTATTCGATGGAAAATGGTCAGACACTTGTTAACCTGAATCTAACTCCAAATGATGCGGTTTTTGTGGTTTTCAGAAACAAAACCAATAAAAAATCGATGGAATTACCACAAGCTGAAGAAACATTACTGACAAAACTTTCGGGTGAATGGACGGTTAATTTCCAACCCGAACGCGGAGCTCCGGCAAATGCAACTTTTGCTGAGTTAACAGCCTGGAATGAAAATGAAATACCGGGAATTAAATATTTTTCGGGAACAGCAGTGTACACTAAAACCATTGATATTCCGCAGGAATGGATTTCTGAAGGTTCGGATATTTGCCTGGATTTAGGCGAGGTTAAAAATCTGGCCGAAATCTCTGTTAACGGGAAATCAATGGGAACAATATGGAAAAAACCATTCCGTATTTCAATATCCGATGCAATTCAACCCGGCAAAAATGAACTGGCTATTCAGGTTACCAATTTGTGGGTAAATCGCTTAATTGGCGATTCTCAACCCGACGCAACAGAGAAAATAACCTATACAACCATGCCATTTTACAGGGCGAATTCGCCACTGTTAACTTCCGGATTGATAGGACCTGTACAAATTTTAAAAACAAATTAG
- a CDS encoding glycoside hydrolase family 43 protein produces MRILIFLLLAVYTLPALAQNTPGFKRDNPFAANPLPEEKVTYNNPIIPGFHSDPSICRVGDDYYLITSTFEYFPGVPVFHSKDLVNWEQIGYCLDRKEQIPNGINIFAATIRYNNGTFYMITTNIIGGGNFYVTATNPAGPWSDPIWLKDLPGIDPDLFFDEDGKTYVISSPFILSEINPETGELSEGKKVWYGAGGRYSEGPHIYKKDGFYYLMAAEGGTEEAHSETIARSNNIWGPYTDNPANPILAHANAAGQGNPIQGVGHADIIQAHDNSWWIVFHGYRNISDKTHHILGRETCLAPVVWPKNGWPVVNGNGTANVNMTCPTLPLKPVENKAEKLDFDTDKLPIEWNYVKYPNYNNYSFTEREGYLRLKGAAETMSTGATSTFVGKRLSDFYFTASTELEFNPESENEEAGLILLNNGSHFDVMVSNTSGKRVIQVKLQFGQTVYKSAVFELKPGPVKLKVRGEKSTFTFSFAQGNEYYTDIETADAKFLATETVGFFTGVYVGVYATGNGKTSAANADYNWFEYKKDK; encoded by the coding sequence ATGAGAATTCTAATCTTTCTTTTACTGGCCGTTTATACTCTACCGGCGCTTGCTCAAAATACCCCGGGATTTAAGCGCGACAATCCATTTGCTGCCAATCCGCTTCCTGAAGAAAAAGTGACCTACAACAATCCAATCATCCCCGGTTTTCATTCCGACCCCAGTATTTGCAGGGTTGGCGACGACTACTATCTGATTACAAGCACATTCGAATATTTTCCGGGAGTGCCTGTTTTTCACAGCAAAGACCTGGTTAACTGGGAACAAATTGGGTACTGTTTAGATCGTAAAGAACAAATACCAAATGGCATAAATATTTTTGCTGCCACCATTCGTTACAACAATGGCACATTTTACATGATTACCACCAATATTATTGGCGGAGGTAATTTTTATGTAACGGCTACTAATCCGGCTGGCCCCTGGTCTGATCCCATTTGGTTAAAAGATTTGCCAGGAATTGATCCCGATCTCTTTTTTGATGAAGACGGAAAAACATACGTTATTTCGTCGCCGTTTATTTTATCCGAAATTAATCCGGAAACAGGAGAATTGTCGGAAGGCAAAAAAGTTTGGTATGGTGCCGGAGGAAGATATTCTGAAGGGCCTCATATTTATAAAAAAGACGGCTTTTACTACCTGATGGCAGCCGAAGGAGGAACAGAAGAAGCGCACTCGGAAACCATTGCACGCAGCAATAATATTTGGGGGCCTTATACCGATAATCCTGCCAATCCGATTCTGGCACACGCCAATGCAGCTGGCCAGGGTAATCCGATTCAGGGAGTCGGGCATGCCGATATTATTCAGGCACACGACAATTCATGGTGGATTGTATTTCACGGTTACAGAAACATCTCCGATAAAACACACCACATTCTTGGCCGCGAAACCTGTTTGGCACCTGTTGTATGGCCTAAAAATGGTTGGCCGGTTGTAAACGGAAACGGTACAGCAAACGTAAACATGACCTGCCCTACCCTTCCTTTAAAACCTGTTGAAAACAAAGCCGAAAAATTAGATTTCGACACCGACAAACTTCCAATTGAATGGAACTATGTAAAGTATCCGAATTACAACAATTATTCGTTTACTGAACGCGAAGGCTATCTTCGTTTAAAAGGAGCTGCCGAGACAATGAGTACCGGTGCCACTTCTACATTCGTTGGAAAACGTTTAAGCGATTTTTATTTTACGGCAAGTACCGAATTGGAATTTAATCCGGAAAGCGAAAATGAAGAGGCAGGATTGATCTTACTCAATAACGGCTCGCATTTCGACGTAATGGTGAGCAACACCAGCGGGAAACGGGTAATTCAGGTAAAATTACAATTTGGACAAACGGTATATAAATCAGCTGTTTTTGAGCTAAAACCGGGCCCTGTAAAATTAAAAGTTCGAGGCGAGAAATCTACTTTTACCTTCTCTTTCGCGCAGGGGAATGAATATTACACCGACATTGAAACTGCCGATGCCAAATTTTTGGCAACAGAAACAGTCGGCTTTTTTACCGGCGTTTATGTGGGTGTTTACGCCACCGGAAACGGAAAAACATCAGCAGCCAATGCCGATTACAATTGGTTCGAATACAAAAAAGACAAATAA
- a CDS encoding histidine kinase: protein MRINIEKKYRVISALLSLAISITIHFSLIATVFFDNGFSHHAEEFSPGFLLFELTATFLISYTIFLLNYFLLVPFKPHIKLNLNKIALALFITIAVTVLLVFLFLQLKGLFHFNVDNFRHKEEILSRNIFAMLLVLISVFFIHLIYQKQTIELENEMLKRESLQSQYESLKNQVSPHFLFNSLTALKTLLQESPTLADQYVNHLAQVLRYTLQSNKWKTVSLEEELEFVHSYIFLLKMRYETNLSVQTEIDQNSLHLSLPPLTLQTLIENAVKHNEISKDFPLQLSIKSINEQTIQVKNKIREKLTPEDGTGIGLTNLNKLYHLLGDYEIQITKENSEFAVDVPLIKT, encoded by the coding sequence ATGAGAATAAACATTGAAAAAAAATACCGTGTTATTTCAGCACTTCTATCGCTTGCCATTAGCATAACGATACATTTTTCGCTGATTGCCACGGTATTTTTCGACAATGGCTTCAGTCATCATGCCGAGGAATTTTCGCCCGGTTTTTTGCTTTTTGAATTAACTGCCACTTTTTTAATTTCGTATACAATTTTCCTGCTTAACTATTTTCTTTTGGTTCCGTTTAAACCACACATTAAACTGAACCTAAACAAAATAGCCCTGGCGCTTTTTATTACAATTGCCGTAACAGTTTTACTTGTATTTCTCTTTTTACAGTTAAAAGGTCTCTTCCATTTTAACGTCGATAATTTCCGTCACAAAGAAGAAATATTATCTAGAAATATTTTTGCGATGTTGCTGGTGCTGATAAGTGTATTTTTTATTCATCTTATTTATCAGAAACAAACCATCGAACTTGAAAACGAAATGTTAAAACGCGAGAGCCTGCAAAGTCAGTACGAATCGCTGAAAAACCAGGTAAGTCCGCATTTTTTGTTTAACTCTTTAACGGCATTAAAAACCTTGTTGCAAGAATCGCCTACACTGGCCGATCAGTACGTCAATCATCTGGCACAAGTGCTTCGATACACCTTACAAAGCAACAAGTGGAAAACCGTTAGCCTGGAAGAGGAACTGGAATTTGTACACTCTTATATTTTCCTCTTAAAAATGCGCTACGAAACCAACCTTTCGGTACAAACTGAAATCGATCAGAACTCGCTGCACCTTTCATTGCCTCCGCTTACCCTGCAAACATTAATTGAAAATGCGGTAAAACACAACGAAATAAGCAAGGATTTTCCACTGCAACTCAGTATAAAATCGATTAACGAACAAACGATTCAGGTTAAAAATAAAATACGTGAAAAACTTACACCCGAAGATGGAACAGGAATTGGACTTACAAATCTGAACAAGTTATATCATCTGCTGGGTGACTACGAAATTCAGATAACAAAAGAAAATTCGGAGTTTGCCGTTGATGTGCCTCTAATTAAAACTTAA
- a CDS encoding LytTR family DNA-binding domain-containing protein → MKVLIIEDEKPAARQLLSVLNEIGNFDVIEILESIKATVNWLDNNPQPELIFMDIHIADGSAFQIFKHVNISCPIIFTTAYDDYAIAAFKVNSIDYLLKPITKEAVEKAMIKLKNLAGNSDSDVQQLILSLTEKKVYKSHFLIPVKGNKMVPLLVTDIAYFYIEKGSVFAWTFENQTYRLESTLDELINKLNPLDFYRANRQFIISKRAVKDVDFWFNNRLSVNLKVPVSERILISRTRVSEFKEWFD, encoded by the coding sequence ATGAAAGTACTGATCATTGAAGATGAAAAACCTGCAGCCAGACAACTGTTGAGTGTTTTAAACGAGATTGGTAATTTTGATGTAATCGAAATTCTGGAGAGCATCAAAGCTACTGTTAATTGGCTCGATAACAATCCTCAGCCGGAACTGATTTTTATGGACATTCACATTGCCGATGGTTCTGCTTTTCAGATTTTTAAACACGTAAACATTAGCTGCCCCATTATTTTCACTACCGCTTACGATGATTATGCCATTGCTGCTTTTAAAGTAAACAGTATCGATTATCTGCTAAAACCCATCACAAAAGAGGCCGTTGAAAAAGCCATGATTAAGCTAAAAAATCTGGCTGGTAATTCCGATTCCGATGTGCAACAACTCATTCTCTCGTTAACAGAAAAGAAAGTCTATAAAAGTCATTTTCTGATTCCGGTAAAAGGGAATAAAATGGTTCCGCTACTGGTCACCGACATTGCCTATTTCTATATTGAGAAGGGAAGTGTTTTTGCCTGGACTTTTGAAAATCAGACCTACAGGCTGGAATCAACCCTCGACGAATTAATCAATAAACTTAATCCTTTGGATTTTTACCGGGCAAACCGCCAGTTTATAATATCAAAAAGAGCCGTGAAAGATGTTGATTTTTGGTTTAACAATCGTTTGTCGGTAAATCTTAAAGTACCTGTTTCTGAACGTATTCTCATTAGCCGTACCCGCGTCAGCGAATTTAAAGAATGGTTTGATTAA
- a CDS encoding DUF5916 domain-containing protein, which translates to MKKINFLLFCFILLTISSVAQNEIQIKPLNATLEFDGKVSETAWKLCQQFPMTMHFPVYNSAPSEKSEVYITFDENYLWVGAILYYENVTNVVSSSKKRDEESENSDAFGILLDSYNDNENALGFFTMPSGLKIDYAVSNDGQGGGPGPGPGGSKNYTWNSYWDVKTVTTEDAWHVEMRIPFSSLRFQSVNDITRMGLIINRNVSHNNEIDTYPAIDTKYGRDANTRPSLSQTIVFEHIQPRNPVYISPYILGGTTRSYELNEAGDTYIKNDDPEFTGGLDVKYNLNNNLTLDFTVNTDFAQVEADDEQVNLTRYSLFFPEKRLFFQERNGIFAYELGGPQELFYSRNIGIAQGEPVTIYGGARLVGRLGKWDVGFLDMNTAEFNGTPAENFGVARLRKQVINESSYIGAILTSRIDFDGNYNVAYGLDGIFKITDVDYLNVKLAQSQDKSIDAELLSLDPTFFSIELQRRADEGFLYEGKYAYWGKNFDPKSGFIFLNNIHEVRGSLGYGWFPGEKSSIFNYSLEGDFELTKRMEDGKIERMEIAPQFKMDLKSGYGLFLSYGYIQEGVLHDFHLPDDIIIEAGDYSFWGFRSHFNTPRTKKVVASFGIDGGGFYDGKQFSANFEPEFNVSSSLQLSAFYQLDKVKFSNTNQQFTNNLARLKATYMLNTKLSMSALLQYNELENILITNYRLRYNPRDGNDFYLVLNDLRFVDKTDLSPEPPAYLNRTIVLKYTHTFRL; encoded by the coding sequence ATGAAAAAAATCAATTTTCTACTGTTTTGCTTCATCCTGTTAACGATAAGCAGTGTGGCCCAGAATGAAATTCAGATAAAACCATTAAATGCAACCTTGGAATTTGATGGTAAAGTATCAGAAACTGCATGGAAACTGTGTCAGCAATTTCCAATGACGATGCACTTTCCGGTGTACAACAGCGCACCCTCTGAAAAAAGTGAAGTATACATCACCTTTGATGAAAACTACCTCTGGGTTGGCGCCATTCTGTATTACGAGAACGTTACAAACGTAGTATCCTCCAGTAAAAAACGCGATGAAGAATCTGAAAACTCCGATGCTTTTGGAATTCTGCTCGATTCGTACAACGACAACGAAAATGCGCTTGGATTTTTCACCATGCCTTCCGGGCTAAAAATTGATTATGCGGTATCAAATGACGGTCAGGGAGGTGGTCCCGGTCCGGGCCCTGGAGGAAGCAAAAACTATACATGGAACTCGTACTGGGATGTAAAAACAGTTACTACTGAAGATGCCTGGCACGTTGAAATGCGCATTCCGTTTTCGAGCCTGCGTTTTCAAAGTGTGAACGACATTACCCGAATGGGTTTGATAATAAACCGGAATGTGAGTCACAACAACGAAATAGATACCTACCCCGCCATCGACACCAAATATGGCCGCGACGCAAATACAAGGCCTTCACTCAGCCAAACCATAGTTTTTGAGCATATCCAGCCTCGTAATCCGGTCTATATTTCGCCTTATATTTTAGGTGGAACCACCAGAAGTTACGAACTAAATGAAGCGGGTGACACTTACATTAAGAACGATGATCCGGAGTTTACCGGCGGATTGGATGTAAAATACAACCTGAATAATAACCTGACGCTGGATTTTACCGTAAATACCGATTTTGCACAGGTAGAAGCTGACGATGAACAAGTTAACTTAACCCGGTATTCACTATTCTTTCCCGAAAAAAGACTCTTTTTCCAGGAACGCAATGGAATATTTGCCTACGAATTAGGTGGCCCCCAGGAACTGTTTTACAGCCGGAATATTGGAATTGCACAAGGCGAACCTGTAACAATTTATGGCGGTGCACGTTTGGTTGGCCGACTCGGTAAATGGGATGTAGGTTTTCTGGATATGAATACTGCGGAATTTAACGGCACACCTGCCGAAAATTTTGGCGTTGCCAGACTTCGGAAACAAGTGATCAACGAGAGTTCTTACATTGGAGCCATACTTACTTCCCGCATTGATTTTGACGGAAACTACAATGTGGCCTACGGATTGGACGGTATATTCAAAATTACGGATGTGGACTACCTGAATGTAAAACTGGCACAATCGCAGGACAAATCAATTGATGCAGAGTTGCTTTCGCTCGATCCTACGTTTTTCTCCATTGAATTGCAACGAAGGGCTGACGAAGGATTTTTGTATGAAGGAAAGTATGCCTATTGGGGGAAAAACTTTGATCCTAAATCAGGATTTATTTTTCTGAATAATATTCATGAAGTAAGAGGCTCACTGGGTTATGGATGGTTCCCGGGTGAAAAGTCGTCGATATTTAATTACTCGCTGGAAGGAGACTTTGAATTGACCAAACGCATGGAAGATGGAAAAATCGAAAGAATGGAGATAGCTCCTCAATTCAAAATGGATTTAAAAAGTGGCTACGGATTGTTTCTTTCTTATGGCTATATTCAGGAAGGCGTACTGCACGATTTTCATTTGCCCGATGATATTATTATAGAAGCAGGAGATTATTCTTTCTGGGGATTTAGATCGCACTTTAATACGCCCCGAACCAAAAAAGTGGTTGCCAGTTTTGGTATCGACGGCGGTGGTTTTTACGACGGCAAACAATTTTCAGCCAATTTCGAACCTGAATTCAATGTGTCGTCCAGTCTGCAATTGTCGGCATTTTATCAATTAGACAAAGTAAAATTCTCAAATACCAACCAACAGTTTACCAATAACCTGGCACGTTTAAAAGCAACGTATATGTTGAATACCAAACTATCAATGTCGGCATTGTTGCAATACAACGAGTTGGAAAATATATTAATTACCAATTACCGTTTGCGTTATAATCCGCGCGATGGCAACGACTTTTATTTGGTGCTGAACGATTTGAGATTTGTTGACAAGACTGATCTTAGTCCTGAGCCTCCCGCATATTTGAACCGTACAATTGTTCTGAAATATACACATACTTTCAGATTATAA
- a CDS encoding DUF4405 domain-containing protein, whose product MNKFKFIQNILLAIVMLLLMDPRSFYGLGFHEWAGLIIGVFFILHTLLNWSWIKKVTIGFFSKAPGRARINYILDVVLLAGMVLMIVSGIAIAKTIDFSWLNLGGSRGFWRAMHTSSSLISLALFGIHLGLHWKWVIKRLKIKL is encoded by the coding sequence ATGAACAAATTTAAGTTTATACAGAACATATTGCTCGCAATTGTTATGTTACTTTTAATGGATCCCCGTTCCTTTTACGGTTTGGGATTTCACGAATGGGCAGGTTTAATCATTGGTGTTTTTTTTATACTCCACACCTTGTTAAACTGGAGCTGGATTAAAAAAGTCACCATCGGTTTCTTTAGTAAGGCACCCGGCAGAGCCCGCATAAATTACATTCTCGATGTAGTGCTTCTGGCGGGAATGGTTTTAATGATAGTAAGTGGAATTGCCATTGCCAAAACCATCGATTTTTCCTGGTTAAATCTTGGCGGTTCAAGAGGATTTTGGCGTGCCATGCATACCAGTTCTTCTCTTATCTCACTGGCTTTATTTGGAATTCACCTTGGTTTGCATTGGAAATGGGTAATAAAACGTTTAAAAATTAAATTGTAA
- a CDS encoding PQQ-binding-like beta-propeller repeat protein, protein MKQMFIIVRGVFTLFFIVLILSSCTQNEWPQFLGPDSNMVITAKDLPEEWNDSLNIRWAIDMDGESWSSPIVLGDKIFISSALLVKKAERPEKAEEPAAAAPPRAEGVNNNTPPPPPPADDKSYLEDVYRWQITCVDAQSGKELWKKISFEGNPRIKKHAGSTYACETPVSDGKYIYVYYGMVGVYCYDLDGNLIWEKDLGAYETVNGWGTGSSPVLHNGLLYVVVDNEESSFMVALETQTGNEKWRINRDENTNYGTPVIWKNTTGTELVVMGKTVRSYNPESGQLIWQLEAGGNYAIPSPVYNSEHIYLGNAGGPRETTTLFAVKAGASGDITPAEGQTTSEGVVWSNPETGISNPSPVLFNGLIYVVASRGGEVTCIDAANGELKYKEKISKVGAVWASPWIYNNKLYFMDEKGVSRVLKTGSEFEVLGENAIDDKFWASVIPTSNAYVFKGVEKLYCVAK, encoded by the coding sequence ATGAAACAAATGTTCATTATTGTAAGAGGAGTGTTCACACTTTTTTTTATTGTACTAATTTTATCGTCCTGTACCCAAAATGAGTGGCCACAGTTTCTGGGCCCCGATTCAAACATGGTAATTACAGCAAAGGATTTACCTGAAGAATGGAATGATAGTTTAAACATCAGATGGGCGATTGATATGGATGGAGAAAGCTGGTCGTCACCCATTGTGCTCGGCGACAAAATTTTTATTTCATCTGCGTTGCTTGTTAAAAAGGCCGAACGACCCGAAAAAGCTGAGGAACCTGCTGCGGCTGCTCCTCCGCGTGCCGAAGGTGTAAACAACAATACACCGCCACCGCCACCTCCGGCAGATGATAAAAGTTATTTGGAAGATGTTTACCGCTGGCAAATTACGTGTGTGGATGCGCAATCGGGTAAAGAACTTTGGAAAAAAATATCGTTTGAAGGTAATCCGCGGATAAAAAAACACGCCGGTAGTACCTATGCCTGCGAAACGCCGGTAAGCGATGGGAAATACATTTATGTGTACTACGGAATGGTTGGCGTATATTGTTACGATTTAGACGGGAATTTAATCTGGGAGAAAGATCTTGGTGCTTATGAAACAGTAAATGGCTGGGGTACCGGATCATCGCCGGTTCTGCACAATGGACTATTATATGTTGTTGTCGACAACGAAGAAAGTTCTTTTATGGTTGCTCTTGAAACCCAAACCGGCAACGAAAAATGGCGTATTAACCGCGATGAAAATACAAATTACGGAACACCGGTAATTTGGAAAAACACAACAGGAACCGAGCTTGTAGTGATGGGCAAAACAGTTCGTTCGTACAATCCGGAGTCAGGCCAACTTATATGGCAATTAGAGGCTGGTGGTAACTATGCAATCCCTTCACCGGTTTATAATTCGGAACACATTTATCTCGGAAATGCCGGAGGGCCGCGTGAAACGACAACACTTTTTGCAGTCAAAGCCGGCGCAAGCGGAGACATCACCCCTGCTGAAGGACAAACCACCAGCGAAGGTGTGGTGTGGTCAAATCCGGAAACGGGAATTTCAAATCCATCGCCTGTGTTGTTTAACGGACTTATTTATGTTGTGGCAAGCAGGGGAGGAGAGGTTACTTGTATTGATGCCGCCAACGGTGAACTCAAATACAAAGAAAAAATAAGCAAAGTTGGTGCAGTGTGGGCATCTCCATGGATTTACAACAACAAGTTGTATTTTATGGATGAAAAGGGTGTTAGCCGTGTTTTAAAAACCGGAAGTGAGTTTGAAGTGTTGGGCGAAAATGCCATTGACGATAAATTCTGGGCGTCGGTTATTCCAACTTCGAATGCCTATGTTTTTAAAGGAGTAGAAAAATTATATTGTGTAGCAAAATAG